CCTCATCCTTAGTTTTCTCCTTAACATATTGAGGAAGTTTCCAAAGCTCCATTTCAACATTATCTATTTCCTGATGGTTTACAAAGATTTTTATGATTTTTGAATGATATTCCCACCTATGGGTGTATTCCATTGCTGATTTATAAGCCTTATCCCACTGGTCATCAGAAATAAACTGCTCAAGTTCATCGTTTACCCTCTGAAGAGTAGAAGATACATTGTTGAGATAGCTTAAAGAGAATAACATTGCTATTATCATGACTAAAAAGATAACAACAGCTATCACT
The genomic region above belongs to Clostridium swellfunianum and contains:
- a CDS encoding DUF4363 family protein translates to MRNVVIAVVIFLVMIIAMLFSLSYLNNVSSTLQRVNDELEQFISDDQWDKAYKSAMEYTHRWEYHSKIIKIFVNHQEIDNVEMELWKLPQYVKEKTKDEALASVHALKFLLSHISKLEKINLQNIF